From Proteiniborus sp. DW1:
CTCTATTCTAAGAAAACTTAAGTTTTCTTTAGAATAGAGCAAACCTATTAATCTCCAACCATATTTATTTTTATTTTTCATAAAGCTTAACAGTTTTATCTTCCTTCAATCTTTCCTGCCATATCACCTTCATTATTTCTAGTTCTTCTGTATAATCTTTATTTTCCTCTTTTTCATCGTATTTTAATTCTTCTAGGACCTCAATAGAGAATGCATCCTCTCCAAGCTCATTCCAGTCCTTCTGTAACTCCTTAATATTATGCAAGCCTGACTTCAGCTGAAATCTATGACGATTAATTTTACTTTTTGTATCCTTGCTTACATCTAAAAAAACTTTTCCATTTATACTGTTCTTTATAATTATTGCTCCCATAGGAGTCTTCATTTCTTTATATTCCATTTTTAATTTTTTCTTCTTGTCCATATTACTCCTCTTCCTTTTTAGCTTTTCTATCTCTACTTTTTTGTACATTAGCACAATTCCTACATGATGGGCTACAGTATTTTGCCCTATAATTATTAGAGATAAATACATTATTACAATGTTGGCATCTACTAACTAAAGTAGTTTCGTCAGTTACTGCAAAGGCATATATGGTTTCAATAGCAGTTTTAAGTGAGTCAAATTGCCAAGCAATATAGGTTTTATCTAATTGATTGATTGTAAAGCCTATTTTCTCTGCATGAAAGTTGCCAGCCATAATAGTAACATTTTCTGTTAAGTGGTTTGATGAATTTCTATAGATTAATAGTTGATTGAAATGTGATGCTAGCATTTTAGCAAAATCAACAATCCACTTAGCTTTTTCGCAATAAAAACGTGAAAATACTATATCTAATATCAAGGGACGTTTGCCAAAAAATTTTGGAGAATCTTCTGCTTTCCTTACATCTATACTATTTCTATATTTTCTAAATGTAATATCGCCTTCCTCTGCAAAGGGAATGAACTCTTTTATATAGTCACTTTCATCCATGATTTTTCCCTTTGTTATAAAATTCTTCTCAATAAATAATACTTTTTCATCTCCAATAATATCTCGATTATACACGCTAGCACTAACAAATCCTAATAAACCGTACTTTTTAGCAAATATTAATAGATCATTCTTCAATTCTTCACTTATTTCATTACTTAAATACTCTTTCTTTAATGCTTTGTCTCCTAATTGAATAATATCCATAAATAACTCTTCAGCCACATTAAAAGGATTATACATAGAAAATTCAGCATCTACAGCAGGTACTAAATATAGTTCCCCTGACTTAGATTTCTTGTATTCATAATCACTATATCTTATCCAGTCTGTAGCAAAGTGCCCTACTAAAGCAATTTTCCCTTCCATTAGTTTTCCTCCACAAATTATTTTTTGTAATAGTTGTAACGCATTAAACTATTACATGTGTTAATAATATTATATCTCTACTTATATATGTGTCAATATATAATTGATTTTTATTGTAATTAAGGGGCAAAATATAGTAGTCTATAAATATGGCCTGTTCAAATAGTATTAATGATAGATGGTGATTAAAATGGATGCATACTATATAAGTGCTTTGAAGGAATTGTATAGTTGGAAGAAGAAAATGAAGAAAAAGCCTTCTATAACGAATAAGGCTTCAAAGGGTATTCAGAATAAACTTAACAGCATTTTACCTGATAAATACCATGAGATTCTCACTTCAGCTATAAAAAACATGGTTAAGGTAGTGTTAACAGGCTCCCAATATATAACTAAAAAGTCTTATCCCCTTACATTGTCTCTTGAGGAAAGAGAAAAATTAGTTAGAGAGAAGATTGATTTTTATAAAAAAACTGCAATGCTAGAAGGCGCTGGAACAGGTGCTGGAGGATTTCTCTTGGCTCTTGCTGATTTTCCACTTCTTTTAAGTATAAAAATTAAATTTTTATATGATGTTGCTGCTATTTATGGTTTTGATATTAGTGATTATAAGGAAAGGTTATATATTCTTAAAATATTTCAGCTTGCTTTTTCTAGTCAAGGAGTAGTAAATAAGATTTTCAGTGAAATAGAAAACTGGGAGGAGTATCAAAGGACTCTTCCCAGCCATATAAATCTCTTTGATTGGAGAGAATTTCAGCAAGAATATAGGGATTATATAGATTTAGCTAAGCTTCTGCAAATAGTGCCTGGTATAGGTGCTCTTGTGGGTGCTTATACTAACTCTAAGTTACTAAATAAGCTTGGTGTTACTGCTATGAATGCTTATAGAATGAGGGTTATGAAATAAAAATGTACTCTAAATGTTATACTTGGCATTTAGAGTACGCTATTTTAATTTTCTATGATTATGATTATTTTTACTATTCAAAAGTAACTATTGATTCTGGGCGTTTAATTCTTAGCAATATTGTTTCAAGAATTCTAAGTACATGGTTAAGCTTTTCAGGTCCAATATATGCTGTTGCTAGGTCTTGACCTATGACAAGATCCATGTTTTCCATTCCTTTTTCTAATAAAACCGCCTTATTAGTTCCTAGAACTGGCGTCTGATATACCTTGCCATTTATTAATTCTTTGATTCTTTCGAGTTCTAATTTCCCAGTACCTGGTTGAATTCTTTGAAGCTGAGCATACAAATCAGGACTTACAACTAATACATATGGACCGTAAAAGCCTTTTCTTACAAGTTTTTCAAGACCAGCTACTATATCAGAAAAAGCATTTTCCCCTTCATTCCAGTTGCTTTTTTGCACAGTTTGTCTTCCATCTACATTCATTAAGCCTTTATAATCCCATTCTTCATTGCCAAAGAATATAATTTGATCTTCCTTATGAGCACATGCAGCAGCTGTTACAGCTATAGGAGAAAGATCTAATGGTAATCCAGTACGATTGCTATTTTCTAAATCTCTCCATGATATGAATGCATCCTTAAATACCATAGGTATCTCTACGTATCTACGACTTTGAACCTTAACAAGCTCTGTATCTTCTTCTCCATTGGAGCTAATTGCTGTATCATTGTCTGAACTTAATATGTCAATATTGATACTTTGTATACCTGCACCTAGTGGGCCATAAACTGGTATGAACTTCCTGCCTACTAACTGCTCTCTTGCTTTATTAACTACTGTGTCATCTATTCTTTCCCATAACTCATCTGAAAAAGGAGCATCTCCTCTTAATAGAAAATCCATATACTTCCCTCCTAATCTTCTAATAGACTCCCGACAGTTTTTATATTGCTAGCCTCAGTAT
This genomic window contains:
- a CDS encoding GIY-YIG nuclease family protein — protein: MDKKKKLKMEYKEMKTPMGAIIIKNSINGKVFLDVSKDTKSKINRHRFQLKSGLHNIKELQKDWNELGEDAFSIEVLEELKYDEKEENKDYTEELEIMKVIWQERLKEDKTVKLYEK
- a CDS encoding EcsC family protein, with product MDAYYISALKELYSWKKKMKKKPSITNKASKGIQNKLNSILPDKYHEILTSAIKNMVKVVLTGSQYITKKSYPLTLSLEEREKLVREKIDFYKKTAMLEGAGTGAGGFLLALADFPLLLSIKIKFLYDVAAIYGFDISDYKERLYILKIFQLAFSSQGVVNKIFSEIENWEEYQRTLPSHINLFDWREFQQEYRDYIDLAKLLQIVPGIGALVGAYTNSKLLNKLGVTAMNAYRMRVMK
- a CDS encoding family 1 encapsulin nanocompartment shell protein, coding for MDFLLRGDAPFSDELWERIDDTVVNKAREQLVGRKFIPVYGPLGAGIQSINIDILSSDNDTAISSNGEEDTELVKVQSRRYVEIPMVFKDAFISWRDLENSNRTGLPLDLSPIAVTAAACAHKEDQIIFFGNEEWDYKGLMNVDGRQTVQKSNWNEGENAFSDIVAGLEKLVRKGFYGPYVLVVSPDLYAQLQRIQPGTGKLELERIKELINGKVYQTPVLGTNKAVLLEKGMENMDLVIGQDLATAYIGPEKLNHVLRILETILLRIKRPESIVTFE